One genomic segment of Sorex araneus isolate mSorAra2 chromosome X, mSorAra2.pri, whole genome shotgun sequence includes these proteins:
- the GPR50 gene encoding melatonin-related receptor: protein MDSGRTMAPTMAVPTPFGCIGCQLPMPNYPPAVIVLMYCVMVVTVVADLTGNSMVIWAVSRNKKLQNSANIFVVSLSVADMLVAIYPYPLMLHAMTVGDWNLSQFQCQLMGFITGLSVVGSVFNILGIAINRYCYICQSLQYERIFSKRNTVIFLIITWVVAVLAILPNMYIGTIYYDPRTYTCLFNYLHNTAFSLTIVFMHFILPLSIVGCCYAKIWNRVMTAHQNPGQNPDDQFAETRNFVTMFVIFILFVACWGPVNFLTILAALLPKDSANKIPHWLYLALYFLAYFNSCLNAVVFGILNESFRQEYWAFFYFIRHPILSFSGLITYLRERWEARALTRARVRARDRARARARALAREQERSRVSPAVEEIPLRVRNVPLPGDIASGLAEGSPVHSEPDSPPSQPASVLRKSVSGHPKSVSVHPKPTPVYTKATSVHFRGDSVRFKSASSHPKIVTGRQVPAGSQSRVAFTSAAARRKSTARIHIKPAAREQEPPTFGYRSPSTLRCAPARTGRLGYDVPKLPEPACSPRPKSPRRPVAFTIPTVVISSASDPEGTVVLDMEKVTEEEVAV, encoded by the exons ATGGACTCCGGGCGCACGATGGCGCCTACCATGGCTGTGCCTACCCCGTTTGGGTGTATTGGCTGCCAACTGCCTATGCCGAACTACCCTCCGGCCGTCATCGTCTTAATGTACTGCGTGATGGTGGTGACCGTTGTTGCCGACCTGACGGGCAATTCCATGGTCATCTGGGCCGTGTCCAGGAACAAGAAGCTCCAAAATTCTG CAAACATCTTCGTCGTTAGCCTCTCAGTGGCTGATATGCTGGTGGCCATTTACCCTTACCCGTTGATGCTGCATGCCATGACCGTCGGGGACTGGAATCTGAGCCAGTTCCAGTGCCAGCTGATGGGGTTCATCACCGGGCTGAGTGTGGTGGGCTCTGTCTTTAACATCCTGGGGATCGCCATCAACCGCTACTGCTACATCTGCCAGAGTCTCCAGTATGAGAGGATCTTCAGCAAGCGCAACACCGTCATCTTCCTGATCATCACCTGGGTCGTGGCCGTCCTCGCCATCCTGCCCAACATGTACATCGGCACCATCTACTATGACCCCCGCACCTACACCTGCCTCTTCAACTATTTGCACAACACTGCCTTCTCGCTGACCATCGTCTTCATGCACTTCATCCTCCCTCTGTCCATCGTGGGGTGCTGCTACGCGAAGATCTGGAACAGAGTGATGACGGCCCATCAAAACCCTGGACAGAATCCTGATGACCAGTTTGCTGAGACTCGCAATTTTGTAACCATGTTTgtgattttcattctttttgtagCGTGCTGGGGCCCCGTCAATTTCCTCACCATCTTGGCGGCTCTGCTTCCAAAGGATTCGGCAAACAAGATCCCCCACTGGCTTTATCTCGCACTATACTTCCTAGCCTACTTCAACAGCTGCCTCAATGCTGTGGTCTTCGGGATCCTCAATGAGAGCTTCCGACAAGAGTACTGGGCCTTCTTCTACTTCATTCGCCACCCCATCCTGTCCTTCTCGGGCCTCATCACTTATCTCCGTGAGAGGTGGGAGGCCCGTGCCCTGACCCGTGCCCGTGTCCGTGCCCGCGACCGTGCCCGCGCCCGTGCCCGTGCCCTTGCCCGTGAACAAGAGCGTAGCCGTGTCTCTCCTGCTGTGGAGGAAATACCACTGAGAGTCCGGAATGTGCCCCTACCTGGTGACATTGCATCTGGCCTAGCTGAGGGTAGCCCTGTCCACTCTGAGCCAGACTCGCcgccatcccagcctgcctctgtcctCCGTAAGTCTGTCTCTGGCCATCCCAAGTCTGTCTCTGTTCACCCTAAACCCACCCCGGTTTATACCAAGGCCACCTCCGTCCACTTCAGGGGTGACTCTGTCCGTTTTAAGTCTGCCTCCAGCCACCCCAAGATTGTCACTGGCCGCCAGGTTCCTGCCGGCAGTCAGTCCAGGGTCGCCTTCACCTCTGCCGCTGCCCGCAGGAAGTCCACCGCCAGGATTCACATCAAACCTGCTGCCAGGGAGCAGGAGCCCCCCACCTTCGGCTATCGGAGCCCTTCTACCCTCAGATGTGCCCCTGCCCGCACCGGACGCCTGGGGTATGATGTCCCTAAGCTCCCTGAGCCGGCCTGCAGCCCGAGGCCCAAATCCCCCAGGCGTCCTGTGGCCTTTACTATCCCCACTGTGGTCATCTCGTCTGCCAGTGACCCTGAGGGGACGGTAGTTCTTGATATGGAAAAAGTTACTGAGGAGGAAGTAGCTGTGTGA